One Bacillus sp. 1780r2a1 DNA segment encodes these proteins:
- a CDS encoding PIN/TRAM domain-containing protein encodes MLKRFVQLFFIITGGTLGIFLIPELIELLSLKDIALLDKSYIHAPLGAILFYVITFWLVDYVVGFIRRIEESLVKAPVTDVLFGSLGLILGLIVAYLVGTFLGKIQLQVVSTVLPIFLSILLGYLGFQVGFKKRDELVNVFSMPTRIGKKKGSEEEQENNQSLQSLKILDTSVIIDGRIADICQTGFLDGTIVIPRFVLEELQHIADSSDVLKRNRGRRGLDILNRIQKELSMKVEIYEGDFEDIQEVDSKLVKLAKVTSGLVVTNDFNLNKVCELQNVGVLNINDLANAVKPIVLPGEEMNVLVIKDGKEHNQGIAYLDDGTMIVVEEGRNYIGKQIDVLVTSVLQTSAGRMIFAKPKLLEKAL; translated from the coding sequence GTGTTAAAGCGTTTTGTTCAATTGTTTTTTATCATAACAGGTGGTACATTAGGAATCTTTCTTATTCCAGAACTTATTGAATTATTAAGTCTAAAAGATATTGCATTACTAGACAAGTCATACATTCACGCCCCTTTAGGTGCAATTCTCTTTTATGTGATAACATTCTGGCTAGTAGATTATGTTGTAGGCTTCATTCGCCGCATTGAAGAGTCTCTTGTAAAGGCACCAGTAACAGATGTTTTATTTGGGAGTTTAGGCTTAATATTAGGCTTAATTGTGGCCTATTTAGTTGGTACGTTCCTAGGGAAAATTCAGCTACAAGTAGTTAGTACAGTTTTACCAATCTTCTTAAGTATTTTGTTAGGTTACTTAGGCTTTCAAGTAGGGTTTAAAAAGAGAGATGAGTTGGTTAATGTTTTTTCAATGCCTACTCGTATTGGTAAGAAAAAAGGCTCGGAAGAAGAGCAAGAGAATAATCAATCCTTGCAATCTTTAAAGATTTTAGATACAAGCGTTATTATCGATGGACGCATTGCAGATATATGTCAAACTGGCTTTTTAGATGGAACGATTGTAATTCCTCGCTTTGTATTAGAAGAGCTTCAGCATATCGCAGATTCATCAGATGTTTTAAAGCGCAATAGAGGTCGTCGAGGTCTTGATATCTTAAATCGAATTCAAAAAGAATTGTCTATGAAGGTAGAGATTTACGAGGGTGACTTTGAAGACATTCAAGAGGTGGATAGTAAACTTGTAAAGTTAGCAAAAGTTACTTCAGGCCTCGTTGTAACAAATGATTTTAACTTAAACAAAGTATGCGAACTGCAAAATGTAGGGGTTTTAAATATTAATGACTTAGCAAACGCCGTCAAACCAATTGTTTTACCAGGAGAAGAAATGAATGTACTTGTCATTAAGGATGGTAAGGAACATAATCAAGGTATTGCCTACTTAGACGATGGTACAATGATTGTTGTAGAGGAAGGCCGCAACTATATAGGCAAGCAAATTGATGTGCTTGTGACAAGCGTGCTCCAAACATCAGCTGGTCGAATGATTTTTGCTAAGCCTAAGCTCTTAGAAAAAGCCCTCTAA
- the ispD gene encoding 2-C-methyl-D-erythritol 4-phosphate cytidylyltransferase, with amino-acid sequence MQYDVIVLAAGQGKRMKAGRNKQFLLIRDVPLLVHTLNIFETDHTCNSIILVINDQELEDITSLLEQYPMRKVKSVVSGGQERQHSVYNGLKALKLSKVVLIHDGARPFVKHHHIHKLVQEAALKEAATLGVPVKETIKKVENNIVVETIERSSLWSIQTPQAFLSSTIQKAHHLAKETGYLGTDDASLVEQLGQKVAIVQGDYDNIKLTTPEDLIYAEAILTKLEQNN; translated from the coding sequence ATGCAATACGATGTAATTGTTTTAGCAGCAGGACAAGGTAAGCGGATGAAAGCAGGGCGCAATAAGCAGTTCTTATTAATTCGAGACGTACCTCTTCTTGTTCATACACTAAATATATTTGAAACTGATCATACATGTAACAGCATTATTTTAGTTATCAATGACCAAGAACTAGAGGATATTACATCACTTTTAGAGCAATATCCGATGCGTAAAGTTAAGTCAGTGGTATCGGGTGGTCAAGAACGTCAGCATAGCGTGTATAATGGATTGAAAGCCCTTAAGCTTTCCAAAGTGGTTCTTATCCATGACGGTGCTAGGCCATTTGTGAAACATCACCACATCCACAAACTTGTACAAGAAGCAGCACTTAAAGAAGCGGCAACCTTAGGCGTTCCTGTTAAAGAGACGATTAAGAAAGTAGAAAACAACATCGTAGTGGAAACGATTGAACGCTCTAGCTTGTGGTCTATTCAAACCCCACAAGCTTTTCTTTCGTCTACGATTCAAAAAGCTCATCATTTAGCGAAAGAAACTGGCTATCTAGGAACAGATGATGCAAGCTTAGTGGAACAGTTAGGGCAGAAAGTCGCGATTGTACAAGGAGACTACGATAATATAAAATTAACAACACCAGAAGATTTGATTTATGCAGAAGCTATTTTAACAAAGTTGGAACAAAACAACTAA
- the ispF gene encoding 2-C-methyl-D-erythritol 2,4-cyclodiphosphate synthase, translating to MNIRVGQGFDVHQFATGRPLIIGGIEIPYERGLLGHSDADVLLHTIADALLGAVAQGDIGKHFPDTDPEFKDADSAKLLQHVWKLVKEEGYALSNVDCTIIAQKPKMAPYIQPIRERIAELLEAEVSQINVKATTTEKLGFTGREEGIASQAAVLVYQK from the coding sequence ATGAATATACGTGTTGGGCAAGGGTTTGACGTTCATCAATTTGCAACAGGACGTCCACTAATTATTGGAGGAATTGAAATCCCATATGAGAGAGGGTTACTAGGCCATTCTGATGCGGACGTACTTCTACATACGATTGCAGATGCACTGTTAGGAGCAGTAGCTCAAGGAGATATCGGTAAGCATTTTCCAGACACTGATCCTGAGTTTAAAGATGCAGATTCAGCTAAGCTTTTACAACATGTTTGGAAACTAGTGAAAGAAGAAGGCTATGCACTCAGCAATGTAGATTGTACAATTATTGCACAGAAGCCTAAGATGGCACCGTACATCCAGCCAATTCGAGAGCGTATTGCCGAATTATTAGAAGCTGAAGTGTCACAGATTAATGTTAAAGCAACGACGACAGAAAAACTAGGCTTTACTGGCCGTGAAGAAGGGATTGCTTCACAAGCCGCGGTGTTAGTATATCAAAAATAA